In Fusarium fujikuroi IMI 58289 draft genome, chromosome FFUJ_chr02, the genomic stretch GCAGCTGCCCCAGTCGCACTAGCGGCATACCGCTCATAAGAGTCAATGATGTACGTTTGAGCACATTGAAACGATAGAATGAGCCCTGCAGAAAAGATCGCTGTCCCGACATTTGGGATGATCCAGTGGAGTTTCAGGTGTGCCGAGACACCGTATAGAACGAGACCCGCTGGGGTGACAAGTGCGGTTGGGAACATCAGAGGTACGCGAAATTCAGGCCGGCCAGGGTGATTGTACCGAGTCTTGAGCATTGCGTAGACCTTGGAGATTTAGTGTGCGACCAAGTGTGAGAAGAGGTAAAATACCTTGTCAATCAGGGGACCGGACACCTGGAGCCCAATGACAAATCCAATACCAAGAGAGACGTAGTTCAGACTGGCACGGCCAGGCTCTTGGTTGTATTGCTGTTCCCAGACCATGGGGAAGGAAGCAAAACTAGGGGCCCGTAAGTCGGTGATTATGATGGATATCAAGGGCTTGCACTCACACTAGATACATAAGACCATATAAATACGCCCTATACAGAGCTGTGATCTGAATGGCTGGCTGGGTAAGTAGCATCTTGAATGGCCTCTTCAGGTTggtaaaaagtaaagaaacGAAGGATCGATCTCTCTGCTCAAATTCGGTATGGAGAAGTCTGTTACCAGTGACCTTGCGGAGCTTtctggccttgaccttgagaatCTTGGGTGGATAAGTCTCTTGCAAGAACAGGAACGCGAGAATTTGAACCACAGCGTCGGCTATGGAGACCACCCAGAAAATCCATCGCCAGTTCAAGTGTTGGGTTAGGTAGCCAGCGGCTGGAGATGTGTTAGTCCGAAGCCCTTGTCGTGAGTTGAGTTGCTTTACCTATGGGCCCAACAGCAGGTCCCAAAAATGGTGCAAGGCTGTAGATGGCGGTTGCAGTTCCGCGctcctctttcttccaaCAGTCGCTCAGCACGCCGCCTCCAAGCTAGACTCGAATCGTTAGTAAGAATAGTAAGGTAGTGAGTATCGGTGGTCATACCGCCTGAGGTGCACTCCCGCCAAGACCgctcaagaagcgaaagacaAGCATCTGCTCCTTCGTTTTCGAGAACCCGCACACAGTATTGAAGATCAGATAGAACATGTTGGCAGACTGAAGAACAACAACTCTCCCAAACATCTCTGAAAGGGGAGCGAGCAAGAATGGGCCAATGGCATAAGCCAAAAGAAAGATGGACATGAGAAGATATGTCTCAAAGTCAGATGAGATCTTGAACTCTTTGGCCAGATCTGGCAAGGCTGGAGCCAGCATGGTCGAAGAGACGGGGGAAATGAATGTGAAGCAGGAGACAAGAATTGTCGAGAGCCATTTCTTGCGCTTGGTCCAATTGTGTGGATTAGAGGGATCATGGGGACCATCCCAGGTTACCTGACCATTGTGTTAATGGTTATGGTGTCCAGAAGGTGCAGGGATAGTTAAAAAGGTGGTTGAGATGAGGGCTAGCTTACCACGTCTGGGTCCTCGTCTTGAGGCAAAAGAAGAGGTTCTGGGATTGGATGGCCCTCTAAATCTTCAGACGACTTTGCAGATCGGTCTGACTGGCTCGCAATATCCGGGTCTTCCGCAAGGGACGCTAGTGGCCTTAGACGACTCGAACGGTTGGGGTCATAGCTTATGTCACGGTCATGATCACGTATCAGCCAAGGATAATTCTCACGCGACTTCTCATAGTTGACCAAGTCTTCGAGCATGGGGCTCCAAGACCTccaaagagaagaacgaGAGCCAGCTCTTGAGAGCGCTGGAGTGTTGCTTTTGCTCATTGCTTGCAGGACAATAGGAAATGGGGCAATGATAAGGAAACGAGCATCGTCTGGAGTAGCTGGATAGACTGCAAACAGTGATGATTGAACGAGAGAATGAGTAAGCGAGAGTATCTTGATCATTGATTGCTATCATAGGAGGGCTGAGATGCTCAATTATACCTTCACATTTTGCAAGCGTTTGACCAGAATAAGAGGCTGTATCTTGACCACGCTTAGCGACTAACGCTAAAATCTGCAGAGATAAAGCACAGCCTGcacaaacaagaagaacaactCGCCAGAACCACGCCATTCCACATCATCTTGCTGGCAGTAAAAGACTGTCAAGTCTACACAGCCTGAATGCGTCACTGATGAGGCTACCGTCTTGGACAGTGTACCGCTGGGCGTCTTTTCAGAAATGTTCGTATCGCTGATTGACCGATTCCAGTGATTGACAGTGGTTTCAGCTGTTCATTGTTCATGGTCGTCACTAAGGTGGCTTAGAAGTTTCGTTTTGACTTAGCTTGGTTGGGTTGGGGCTATTTCATTTGCTCAAGCAGCATCGCCAAGACCTGAAGGCGGAAATCATATCGCGCATCATCACGCCATGAGATTCGGAATATTCCAACATCCCGAGACAATTATCTCTCAGCTCCAGGGCCCTAGCCCTGAAGTACAATTTGTGCGCGGGATCTCAGCGACAGTCTCTGCAATATTGACTTCTCGCTTTCGCCCCAGCCCAGGGCTCACAAGCCATATGCTCAAAGCATATGATGCAAACTCGCCAGCGGAAATCAAGCTTCTGTGAGCTTTCCGGGGCCAAAGATCTGCTCGAATgtattttctataaatatgCCTTTTGTGCATGGCGTGTCTCTCTTTGATTGGCAGAAGCATAATTCACGGAACTTAGATAAGGGCCAAGCAATGACGGCGCCGTTAGTACGCAACCTTGATGACGTTTAACTCGGCATTGCCCACTCAAGCCACGAGACCTtgaattaagcttaaattttATCCCTGCCACAGCTTCCATTGCCCTATCCACTCTGACATGCCAAACTCATAAGCGAGCTGCCCAGTGATGATCTCCTCAGCCCTGTGATGAATGACGCGTCCCTTATCTTGACTCGCCTGATTGATCTTTGAGGCAAATCCCCATATCAATGCATTCTATTTATGCCATGTGGCTTGGGTGATCGCGTGACGCAAGCGCATTCTAGAAATCAAGATTGAGCTAATGTTCGTTTCAAGACAGAGTGGCAGACGACCTGTTGCTATTCTGGGGCCGTCCCTTCTGCGATGCAGGCTAGTGTGTATTTTGTTTTATCGAGGCTGAGTGAGAAGATGGGATTATTTACTAGATGAGATGCGGTCAATTGGCATTCGAAACATGGTGATAGACAAAAGCATtcaagtatataataatgccaTGTCCAGGCAGACAAAGAAACGCTTCAGAACactcaacagcctcatcttcaCATTCgctataaagaacttaagCTGGAAAGCTTTCATTCGCTACAACAAGCCTATCTTTTAAACCTTATCAATCGCTCTTCTTTATAATCTGTGTGAACACGTGCTCAAGTCCTTTTACACAAACAGAATGACAATGGGCTCCACTGTCGCTACACCAAGTATGAGAGTCCTTGTCTGTCCATCTGGCTTCAAGGGCAGTCTTCAGCCCAATGAGGCTGCAGACTGCATCGAAGCCGGCATCCTCGCTGTTGAACCTAATGCCTCGGTCCGCAAAGTTCCATTGGTTGATGGAGGCGAAGGTTTCACACAGGCCATTGTCACAGCTACAGGCGGTTCATTGCACCGCGTACACGTGGTCGGACCCGTGGGAGAACAAGTCACGTCATTCTTTGGTCTCCTTGGTCGCAAAGACGATGAGCCAACCACGGCCGTCCTGGAaatggctgctgctgctggcctgAGCTTAGTCCCGCCCAATCGTCGCAATCCAGGCAAGACAACAACATTTGGTGTTGGTCAACTCGTCCTTGCTGCGCTTGATGCTGGAGCCACGCGCATTCTGGTTGGATGCGGTGACTCTGGGACGTGTGATGGCGGCGCAGGGATGCTTCAAGCTCTCGGTGCAAGACTGGTTGATGTCCAAGGACGCGTCCTCCccttggctggtggtggcGAGTCACTCTTGGAACTTGGTTCTATTGACCTCACTGGAGTCGACGAGCGTGTCTTCAAAGCCAAAATTGACGTCGCTGTGAATTGGCATAACGTACTTTGCGGACCCGGCGGAGTGGCAAATGTCTTTGGTCCCCAGAAAGGATCAACCTCAGAGCAAGCCGCCCACCTCAGTCTCGCAATGGAAAAATTAGCAGACATTGCTACGAATATTCTCTGCGACAAAAATGTTCGACTTGCTCCGGGAGGCGGTGCCTCGGGAGGTCTTGGAACAGGCTTGCGCTTAGTAGGAGCTACGCTCAGACCCAGATATGAGGTCATTATGCAGTACATCAACTTGCACAGTATCTTTGAAGACTGCGATCTTGTACTTACTGCAGAGGGGGGAATCGACGATCAAACGCCGAGGGGAAAGATCCCCGCAGAAGTGGCTAGATTGGCAAAGAACCATGGACTTCCTGTGATTGCCATCGCGGGCACGATTGGACAGGGAGCCAGAGTGAACTATGACATTGGGATTGATGCTTTCACGTGTATCATACAGCGACCAATGAGTTTGGATGATGCGGTTTTGGAAGCGGAGAAGTTAACCCGTGAGAGTGCTGAGACTGTCATGAGAATTGTTATGGTTGGGCGGATGCTAGGCAAATCCCCTTGATGAGACACGTGTTATCTGTTTATGTTTTGACTTATATAAATTGAATTCGTGAGTGACCTGGCAATGGAACTATATTGCTCAATCTGTCTATTTGTCCAATGAGATACCTTTCTTGTTTATACGAGTAGCGGTCACCTCAATCTCAGGGTCCGGAGGGGAACGCGGGGGAGGATGTGCATAAAACAAAGTAACTGGTCAACTACTATGGTGGAATGTATAAGTTGCAATAGATTGCTTCTATTTGTAACTGATATCTGCGGCCTGAACCTAGAGCCTAGACTTACCCACCAGAAGTCAGTCCTTCCAGTACAGTAAGTTGTCACATAGAGACCTATTTACAAAAGCCGTAGCGGAACTGAGGTATACAATACTTGAAACACTAGAGGTAAGATGAGATTCCTATGGCTTGGGTTAGAAGGCTATAAATAACTGTGTCTTCCCCCATTGTCTCTCTGCTTTCCCTCTCCTCGCCAGCAAATTCTAAAACTTCACCTTCCAGACAAACACGCACGCACCTATCTTACTCATCTTTCACGATACTATCATCCGCCATCATGTGCGGCGGCACCGGCTGGGGACGTCAGTCCAGGGGCGACAAGATCAATAGTCGCGCGTTTGCCCAAGCTATGGGTGGTGCGAAGCCACGTAGCCCGTCACGATTCAGTCGCAAAAGCAAGAGGGTCAGCCACACCAAGGTGGATGCAAAAGCAAGGCAGCTCAAAGATACGGGCAACCAAGCTTGGGATCGATCGTTCTTTGGATCGACAAACGGCTTCCGGAAGGGCAAGTCTAGGCAAAGAGCCAGTCAGGGCAGTGACGCCAGCAGGCGTGGCCTCAGTGGCTCCAATGGTTCCATTCGCTCTACGGTAAGTCCTACTTGAGTTCTGACCTACATGTTTCAACTGCTGGTAAGATATCTAGCTCACATATCAGACATCTACCAAAAGCTGGGCAAAGCCGCTATCGCAGGATATGCTCCTTGGGAATAACCGTAAGACGAAAGTGTATCAACCGCCGGCTAAGAGCTTGCGTGGAAAGCTTAGACAGTCCAAGGCTGGTATAAATGCGATGGCAGCTACTGCTAGTAATATGGGTAAGAAGCCTTTTGAGAATTAATTATGAGCTTCATACATTGACACTTTTAGCCAAATATGGAGGCCAAGTATCTCAGAGCGGTGCAAAGGCTGCTAACAATTTCGGTGAGGTTTTTAAAAATGAAttaagactttaatatactGACACTTTCAGCTCAAGCTGGACGTCGTTTCTCACAGGgctttaagaaataaagaaaagccaAGGTAAGAAGGTTTTTAAGATTGAATTAGgagtttaatatagtaacACTTATAGCCTTATGAAAGTCCAGACGAGGATAAAGTGATAGATGTCCCCTATTTTACTCTACAGGGGGTATCTAGAACAAAGACCTCTACTGCTTCTAAGGACACTTATTTAATATCTGGGTTTGGAGTCATGAAGTCCATAGATAGGAAGAATGAGGTATACAGGATcccccaaggccaaggttaAAACAAACAGGTGGTATGTAGTTATCAGTTGTTATTTAAATTTCGCTTGATTGAATGGATTATAAACAACTCAGCGGTATGGATAACCGTACACTTATCCAGTTGGACCATTGTTTCGCTCGTATCGGTAGTGGTTACCTTGAGCGCAATATATGTGACATCGCACAATTGGCCAGGTAAAAATAACCGAATGACTAGGTAGTAATTCAGGAATTtcatggctgagagcttaaacCAGCAGACAGAACTTAGTACAGCTACATGCGGGAAACATTGTGCAGAAGCTCATGTACACAGTActggctgagagcttaaatgAACCGAGAGAAGTTCATTGAAATAAGCACAATCGAGAAATATAGTTCCGGTAAACTCAAAATAAGTCTGCAGAGAACATTAGTCATAAAAGTCAGAAGATGATTCCAGTTGCCTCTTTCCATCTATAAGTATCCGTGTCTCCCCCAGTTCTCTCTTATcgtttcttttgtttctccCTTAACCACAAACATTTACACTACCACTCCCACACACGCACTCATCCCACTCATCTTTCATCAAACCTAAATCTGCCAACATGTGTTGTGGACTTTGCGGAGGCAGACGCCGTTCCGGgagtggaggaggaagagcaatGGGGCTCAACGGGAGTGCGACTCTCAGATCGCCAGGTGGAAGAGCCAAGCCCAGGTCTAGCCCAGCGAGGGCCGGGGCTTGGGATCGGTCTTTCCACGGGTCAAGCAACGGTTTCCGCAAGGGAAAGTCCAGGCAAACATCCAGCCAGGGCAGTGACACGAGCAGGCGTGCCATGAGGGGCTCGAGCTTTTGAATGAATTCTCCTGGCGATAAACTGGTACGAGGACTTTCAAGCGGAACAATTAGTTGGATATGCTGACACTTTTGGTCGAGGTTCGATATTGCCTCGCAAGGCAGAAAAGACGCCAGTACATTTCTCGTCTGAGGCCTGAGCCATGGCGTTGAGTTTACAAGTTGGGATGGAAAATGAAATGATGGACAACTCGTGTTTGACTGTCAAGGGGGTTTTACTATTTGGTTCGGAGAAAGCTATTGTGCTGGACGACATTTGTTTCAACGCTGGGTTGGAATGGATATTCATGGGATTGATAAGTCAGGTATTTGAGATTCTCGCCAGTCAAGACAGGAGAGACAGGCGCGATTCAATTAAGTCTCATATCTTCAATATAAGACATCTCATTTATGCCATATACTTTGTGGGCC encodes the following:
- a CDS encoding related to multidrug resistant protein, whose product is MSKSNTPALSRAGSRSSLWRSWSPMLEDLVNYEKSRENYPWLIRDHDRDISYDPNRSSRLRPLASLAEDPDIASQSDRSAKSSEDLEGHPIPEPLLLPQDEDPDVVTWDGPHDPSNPHNWTKRKKWLSTILVSCFTFISPVSSTMLAPALPDLAKEFKISSDFETYLLMSIFLLAYAIGPFLLAPLSEMFGRVVVLQSANMFYLIFNTVCGFSKTKEQMLVFRFLSGLGGSAPQALGGGVLSDCWKKEERGTATAIYSLAPFLGPAVGPIAAGYLTQHLNWRWIFWVVSIADAVVQILAFLFLQETYPPKILKVKARKLRKVTGNRLLHTEFEQRDRSFVSLLFTNLKRPFKMLLTQPAIQITALYRAYLYGLMYLVFASFPMVWEQQYNQEPGRASLNYVSLGIGFVIGLQVSGPLIDKVYAMLKTRYNHPGRPEFRVPLMFPTALVTPAGLVLYGVSAHLKLHWIIPNVGTAIFSAGLILSFQCAQTYIIDSYERYAASATGAAAFVRTMAGFSFPLFAPAMYQRLGIAWGNGLLAGTAVLICLVAPIVLWRHGEWIRRKSPYCAG
- a CDS encoding related to glycerate kinase; protein product: MGSTVATPSMRVLVCPSGFKGSLQPNEAADCIEAGILAVEPNASVRKVPLVDGGEGFTQAIVTATGGSLHRVHVVGPVGEQVTSFFGLLGRKDDEPTTAVLEMAAAAGLSLVPPNRRNPGKTTTFGVGQLVLAALDAGATRILVGCGDSGTCDGGAGMLQALGARLVDVQGRVLPLAGGGESLLELGSIDLTGVDERVFKAKIDVAVNWHNVLCGPGGVANVFGPQKGSTSEQAAHLSLAMEKLADIATNILCDKNVRLAPGGGASGGLGTGLRLVGATLRPRYEVIMQYINLHSIFEDCDLVLTAEGGIDDQTPRGKIPAEVARLAKNHGLPVIAIAGTIGQGARVNYDIGIDAFTCIIQRPMSLDDAVLEAEKLTRESAETVMRIVMVGRMLGKSP